Proteins co-encoded in one Sus scrofa isolate TJ Tabasco breed Duroc chromosome 14, Sscrofa11.1, whole genome shotgun sequence genomic window:
- the UBTD1 gene encoding ubiquitin domain-containing protein 1 isoform X1: MGNCVGRQRRERPTAPGHPRKRAGRNEPLKKERLKWKSDYPMTDGQLRSKRDEFWDTAPAFEGRKEIWDALKAAAYAAEANDHELAQAILDGASITLPHGTLCECYDELGNRYQLPIYCLSPPVNLLLEHTEEESPEPPEPTPSARREFPLKVRLSTGKDVRLSASLPDTVGQLKRQLHTQEGIEPSWQRWFFSGKLLTDRTRLQETKIQKDFVIQVIINQPPPPQD, from the exons GACGCAATGAGCCCCTGAAGAAGGAGCGGCTGAAGTGGAAGAGCGACTATCCGATGACCGACGGGCAGCTGCGGAGCAAGCGGGATGAGTTCTGGGACACGGCGCCCGCCTTTGAGGGCCGCAAGGAGATCTGGGACGCCCTCAAGGCTGCCGCCTACGCGGCTGAGGCCAATGACCACGAGCTGGCCCAGGCCATCCTGGACGGAGCCAGCATCACCCTGCCTCACG GCACGCTCTGTGAATGCTACGATGAGCTGGGCAATCGCTACCAGCTACCCATCTACTGCCTCTCGCCGCCTGTGAACCTGCTGCTGGAACACACCGAGGAGGAGAGCCCGGAGCCCCCCGAGCCCACCCCCAGCGCCCGCCGAGAGTTCCCGCTGAAGGTGCGCCTCTCCACGGGCAAGGACGTGAGGCTCAGCGCCAGCCTGCCTGACACAGTGGGGCAGCTCAAGAGGCAGCTGCACACCCAGGAGGGCATCGAGCCATCCTGGCAGCGATGGTTCTTCTCCGGAAAGCTGCTCACAGACCGCACGCGGCTCCAGGAAACCAAGATCCAGAAGGATTTTGTCATCCAGGTCATCATCAACCAGCCCCCGCCGCCCCAGGACTGA
- the UBTD1 gene encoding ubiquitin domain-containing protein 1 isoform X2, which translates to MEGPSDGRNEPLKKERLKWKSDYPMTDGQLRSKRDEFWDTAPAFEGRKEIWDALKAAAYAAEANDHELAQAILDGASITLPHGTLCECYDELGNRYQLPIYCLSPPVNLLLEHTEEESPEPPEPTPSARREFPLKVRLSTGKDVRLSASLPDTVGQLKRQLHTQEGIEPSWQRWFFSGKLLTDRTRLQETKIQKDFVIQVIINQPPPPQD; encoded by the exons GACGCAATGAGCCCCTGAAGAAGGAGCGGCTGAAGTGGAAGAGCGACTATCCGATGACCGACGGGCAGCTGCGGAGCAAGCGGGATGAGTTCTGGGACACGGCGCCCGCCTTTGAGGGCCGCAAGGAGATCTGGGACGCCCTCAAGGCTGCCGCCTACGCGGCTGAGGCCAATGACCACGAGCTGGCCCAGGCCATCCTGGACGGAGCCAGCATCACCCTGCCTCACG GCACGCTCTGTGAATGCTACGATGAGCTGGGCAATCGCTACCAGCTACCCATCTACTGCCTCTCGCCGCCTGTGAACCTGCTGCTGGAACACACCGAGGAGGAGAGCCCGGAGCCCCCCGAGCCCACCCCCAGCGCCCGCCGAGAGTTCCCGCTGAAGGTGCGCCTCTCCACGGGCAAGGACGTGAGGCTCAGCGCCAGCCTGCCTGACACAGTGGGGCAGCTCAAGAGGCAGCTGCACACCCAGGAGGGCATCGAGCCATCCTGGCAGCGATGGTTCTTCTCCGGAAAGCTGCTCACAGACCGCACGCGGCTCCAGGAAACCAAGATCCAGAAGGATTTTGTCATCCAGGTCATCATCAACCAGCCCCCGCCGCCCCAGGACTGA
- the UBTD1 gene encoding ubiquitin domain-containing protein 1 isoform X3, giving the protein MTDGQLRSKRDEFWDTAPAFEGRKEIWDALKAAAYAAEANDHELAQAILDGASITLPHGTLCECYDELGNRYQLPIYCLSPPVNLLLEHTEEESPEPPEPTPSARREFPLKVRLSTGKDVRLSASLPDTVGQLKRQLHTQEGIEPSWQRWFFSGKLLTDRTRLQETKIQKDFVIQVIINQPPPPQD; this is encoded by the exons ATGACCGACGGGCAGCTGCGGAGCAAGCGGGATGAGTTCTGGGACACGGCGCCCGCCTTTGAGGGCCGCAAGGAGATCTGGGACGCCCTCAAGGCTGCCGCCTACGCGGCTGAGGCCAATGACCACGAGCTGGCCCAGGCCATCCTGGACGGAGCCAGCATCACCCTGCCTCACG GCACGCTCTGTGAATGCTACGATGAGCTGGGCAATCGCTACCAGCTACCCATCTACTGCCTCTCGCCGCCTGTGAACCTGCTGCTGGAACACACCGAGGAGGAGAGCCCGGAGCCCCCCGAGCCCACCCCCAGCGCCCGCCGAGAGTTCCCGCTGAAGGTGCGCCTCTCCACGGGCAAGGACGTGAGGCTCAGCGCCAGCCTGCCTGACACAGTGGGGCAGCTCAAGAGGCAGCTGCACACCCAGGAGGGCATCGAGCCATCCTGGCAGCGATGGTTCTTCTCCGGAAAGCTGCTCACAGACCGCACGCGGCTCCAGGAAACCAAGATCCAGAAGGATTTTGTCATCCAGGTCATCATCAACCAGCCCCCGCCGCCCCAGGACTGA